One segment of Thermosynechococcus sp. HN-54 DNA contains the following:
- the queC gene encoding 7-cyano-7-deazaguanine synthase QueC, producing the protein MMTTQKAVVLLSGGLDSSTILFRAKALGYACYALSFDYGQRHRRELEAAIAIAAAAHVLQHQIVSLNLRLWGGSALTDSTIDLPRDRDLATMSHEIPVTYVPARNTIFLSVALAYAEALGAQTVHIGVNALDYSGYPDCRPDYIAAMQEVYRLGTKQGREGQPIEIVTPLINLHKKDIIRLGNEYGVPWEKTWSCYAEGEQACGRCDACRLRLTAFAELGLVDPLPYVADYPV; encoded by the coding sequence ATGATGACGACACAAAAGGCCGTCGTGTTGCTCTCAGGGGGCTTAGACTCCAGCACAATCTTATTTCGTGCTAAGGCTTTGGGCTATGCTTGCTATGCCCTCTCCTTTGACTATGGTCAGCGCCATCGGCGAGAATTGGAAGCCGCGATCGCTATTGCCGCCGCTGCTCACGTCCTTCAGCATCAAATCGTTTCCCTAAATTTGCGGTTATGGGGAGGGTCAGCTCTGACAGACTCAACGATTGACTTACCCCGCGATCGTGACCTTGCCACGATGAGTCACGAGATTCCGGTTACCTATGTCCCCGCCCGCAATACTATCTTTTTAAGTGTTGCCCTTGCCTATGCGGAAGCCCTAGGGGCGCAAACCGTGCACATCGGCGTTAATGCCCTTGATTACTCCGGCTATCCCGACTGTCGCCCTGATTACATTGCCGCCATGCAGGAGGTCTATCGCCTCGGTACAAAACAGGGGCGCGAAGGTCAGCCCATCGAAATTGTGACTCCCCTCATTAACCTTCATAAAAAAGACATCATTCGCCTTGGCAATGAATACGGCGTCCCTTGGGAAAAAACTTGGTCCTGCTATGCCGAAGGGGAACAGGCCTGTGGTCGCTGTGATGCCTGTCGGTTGCGTTTAACGGCCTTTGCCGAATTAGGTTTAGTCGATCCCTTGCCCTACGTGGCTGACTACCCTGTGTAG
- a CDS encoding Gfo/Idh/MocA family protein yields MSSAVRPQPDPLRIGVIGVGNMGQHHTRVLSLLKDVELVGISDVNLERGIDTASKYRVKFFENYVDLLPHVEAVCIAVPTRLHHEVGITCLRHGVHVLVEKPIAASISEAESLVNAAAECQCILQVGHIERFNPAFQELSKVLRTEEILALEADRMSPYSDRANDVSVVLDLMIHDIDLLLELTNSPVVRLTAAGSRSANSGYLDYVTATLGFANGIIATLTASKVTHRKQRRITAHCKNSLTEADFLKNEILIHRKTTATCSADHGQVLYRQDGLIEKVYTSNIEPLHAELEHFVNCVRGGQPPSVGGEQALKALRLASLIEQLALDGHSWGQLDASLATLIP; encoded by the coding sequence ATGAGTTCTGCCGTCCGTCCCCAGCCCGATCCACTGCGCATTGGCGTTATCGGTGTTGGCAACATGGGTCAGCACCACACCCGTGTTTTGAGTTTACTCAAAGATGTCGAACTTGTGGGCATCTCTGACGTGAATCTGGAGCGGGGCATTGATACCGCCAGCAAATATCGGGTGAAATTTTTTGAAAACTATGTGGATTTGCTGCCCCACGTTGAGGCGGTGTGTATTGCCGTGCCCACCCGTCTCCACCATGAAGTGGGCATTACCTGCTTGCGCCATGGGGTGCATGTGTTGGTGGAAAAACCCATTGCCGCGAGTATTAGCGAAGCAGAATCCCTAGTTAACGCGGCAGCGGAGTGCCAGTGCATCCTCCAAGTTGGACATATTGAGCGCTTTAACCCCGCGTTTCAAGAACTGAGCAAAGTCCTGCGCACTGAGGAAATCCTTGCCCTTGAAGCCGATCGCATGAGTCCCTACTCCGATCGCGCCAATGATGTCTCGGTGGTTCTCGACTTAATGATTCACGACATTGACCTGTTGCTGGAACTCACCAATTCCCCTGTGGTGCGCCTGACGGCGGCAGGCAGTCGCTCTGCCAACTCTGGGTATCTAGACTACGTCACGGCTACCTTGGGCTTTGCCAACGGCATTATTGCCACACTGACTGCCAGTAAAGTCACCCACCGCAAGCAACGGCGCATTACCGCCCACTGCAAGAATTCCCTCACGGAAGCTGATTTTCTTAAAAACGAAATTCTCATTCACCGCAAAACCACAGCAACGTGCAGTGCTGACCACGGCCAAGTCCTCTATCGCCAAGACGGCCTGATCGAGAAAGTCTATACCAGCAACATTGAACCCCTCCATGCGGAATTGGAGCACTTTGTCAACTGCGTCCGCGGGGGTCAACCTCCCTCGGTGGGTGGGGAACAGGCGCTGAAGGCGTTGCGTTTGGCCAGTCTCATTGAGCAGTTAGCCCTTGATGGGCACAGTTGGGGGCAATTGGACGCATCCTTAGCAACCCTGATTCCTTAG
- a CDS encoding 4'-phosphopantetheinyl transferase superfamily protein, protein MWDAPLPSILSLPWQEPPLHPRLDSHTLHLWWFTLAPNVPREVTLRTYLRHYQPDLEEAPLPRTPLGKPYLQGLEFNWSHSDNLAVLAISGSAAVGVDVEILRPCPQRSAISRRFFGASLQQRVQEGGDRAFLQAWTYYEAWLKAQGVGVWQRTVAQTVKHWVASFLVGDRAIASVVVLTPTPPRCFFFRPETMG, encoded by the coding sequence GTGTGGGATGCCCCCTTACCCTCTATTTTGTCCCTGCCATGGCAAGAGCCACCGCTGCATCCTAGGCTGGATAGCCATACCCTCCATCTTTGGTGGTTTACCCTTGCCCCTAATGTCCCCCGTGAGGTGACCCTGCGCACCTATCTACGACACTATCAGCCTGATCTTGAGGAAGCACCGCTCCCACGCACACCACTGGGGAAGCCCTATTTGCAGGGGTTGGAATTTAACTGGAGCCATAGCGACAACCTCGCCGTGTTGGCCATTAGCGGGAGTGCTGCTGTGGGAGTAGATGTCGAGATTTTGCGCCCTTGTCCTCAGCGTTCAGCAATTAGTCGGCGGTTTTTTGGGGCTTCTCTGCAACAGAGGGTACAGGAGGGGGGCGATCGCGCGTTTCTGCAAGCATGGACTTACTATGAGGCGTGGCTGAAAGCGCAGGGGGTAGGGGTATGGCAGCGAACTGTAGCTCAGACTGTAAAGCATTGGGTGGCTAGTTTTCTTGTGGGCGATCGCGCCATTGCCAGTGTTGTTGTGCTAACACCAACTCCTCCCCGGTGTTTCTTTTTTCGGCCAGAAACGATGGGATAA
- a CDS encoding ParA family protein has product MDISRLRLQWQQIHGDETSEAVIEQYFVRPLLSVLGFGDRDCLSSFDTGAGIADVAARFPREHQPPFCQTQVDPDLIVEIKPPARRSRNTPSQTVALNLENGSAHHSRALQQLRQLLSGCHCQGTAWGLITNARHLQLFQRHGHLVYPATPNYELTGDRLEGMIEDLKTCLRSRPRATTLCIYNHKGGVGKTTTTINLGATLAVADAAVLLVDCDPQGDLSRALELTSTSTTLAACLQNPDQPITATIRPFDLRIRTSSSIKSAHIFDVIPAAPQLQSILIQAMQTQNPPITRLRELLAPLRDRYDYILIDCPSAWLFLSKSAVYASDAVLIPTRHTDLSSLNNAAQVIHQFLFNEIHTLRREGGPLPLPIFFNGAPTTDKAMAVAQAEIERILQKLPHLTPYFWPQYQANDTSVFAIPEYAIISRAAFARVPAVFKDKRVLGFYQTLVQTYLRPLAAPDDLT; this is encoded by the coding sequence TTGGATATTTCCCGCTTGCGATTGCAATGGCAACAAATTCACGGTGACGAAACCTCTGAAGCCGTTATTGAGCAGTACTTTGTCCGACCGCTCCTGAGTGTGTTGGGCTTTGGCGATCGCGATTGCCTATCTTCCTTTGACACAGGTGCGGGCATTGCCGATGTGGCAGCCCGTTTCCCCCGCGAACATCAGCCTCCTTTTTGTCAAACTCAAGTTGACCCTGATTTAATTGTTGAGATTAAACCCCCTGCCCGTCGCTCCCGCAATACTCCCAGTCAAACCGTGGCCTTGAACCTTGAGAATGGTTCTGCCCATCATAGCCGCGCTCTACAGCAACTACGGCAACTTCTCAGTGGTTGCCACTGCCAAGGAACCGCTTGGGGGTTGATCACGAATGCCCGCCATTTACAGCTTTTTCAACGCCATGGCCACTTGGTCTATCCCGCCACGCCCAACTATGAACTGACGGGCGATCGCCTTGAGGGCATGATCGAAGACCTCAAAACCTGCTTGCGATCGCGCCCCCGTGCCACCACCCTCTGTATCTATAACCACAAGGGGGGAGTGGGCAAAACCACCACCACGATTAACTTGGGCGCCACCCTTGCTGTGGCAGATGCCGCTGTCTTGCTCGTTGATTGCGACCCCCAAGGGGATCTCAGCCGCGCCCTTGAGCTAACCTCCACAAGTACGACCCTTGCGGCTTGTCTGCAAAACCCTGATCAGCCGATTACGGCTACGATTCGCCCTTTTGACCTGCGCATCCGCACCAGCAGCAGTATCAAGTCTGCCCATATCTTTGATGTCATTCCCGCTGCCCCACAACTGCAAAGCATTCTCATTCAGGCGATGCAAACCCAAAATCCACCCATTACCCGCCTGCGGGAACTCCTTGCCCCCTTGCGCGATCGCTACGACTACATCCTCATTGACTGCCCCAGTGCTTGGCTCTTTTTAAGTAAGAGCGCCGTGTATGCCAGTGACGCCGTTTTGATTCCCACCCGCCACACCGATCTCTCCTCCCTCAACAATGCGGCTCAGGTGATTCACCAATTTCTCTTTAACGAAATTCACACATTGCGCCGCGAAGGCGGACCCCTTCCTTTGCCTATTTTCTTTAATGGTGCTCCCACAACTGATAAGGCGATGGCCGTTGCCCAAGCCGAAATTGAACGAATTCTTCAAAAACTCCCCCACCTCACCCCTTACTTTTGGCCGCAGTATCAAGCCAATGACACAAGCGTATTTGCCATTCCGGAATATGCCATTATTTCCCGTGCCGCCTTTGCCCGTGTCCCTGCTGTCTTCAAAGATAAGCGCGTCTTAGGCTTCTATCAGACATTAGTGCAGACCTATCTGCGGCCTTTAGCTGCTCCTGATGACCTCACCTAA
- the rpsB gene encoding 30S ribosomal protein S2, whose amino-acid sequence MAVLSLAQMLEAGVHFGHQARRWNPRMAPYIFTVRNGVHIIDLVQTAQLVDEAYNYIRNAAEKGKRFLFIGTKRQAAGIVEQEALRCGSYYVNQRWLGGMLTNWNTIKTRVDRLKELESMEESGLIDLRPKQEASALRRELARLQKYLGGIKQMRRLPDVAIIVDVKREYNAVAECHKLGIPIVALLDTNCDPNQVDIPIPANDDAIRSIKLIVGKLADAIYEGRHGQLDEPEADLADEDDDGMTASDDGDAEALDIPDDSDA is encoded by the coding sequence ATGGCAGTTCTTAGCCTTGCCCAAATGCTGGAGGCAGGGGTTCACTTTGGCCACCAAGCCCGCCGCTGGAACCCCCGGATGGCCCCCTACATCTTCACGGTTCGCAATGGGGTGCACATCATTGACCTCGTGCAAACCGCCCAACTGGTGGATGAAGCCTACAACTACATCCGCAACGCTGCTGAAAAAGGCAAACGCTTCTTGTTTATTGGTACCAAGCGTCAAGCTGCTGGCATCGTCGAGCAGGAAGCGCTCCGCTGCGGCAGTTACTACGTCAACCAGCGCTGGCTGGGGGGGATGCTCACCAACTGGAATACCATCAAAACCCGTGTCGATCGCCTCAAAGAACTCGAAAGCATGGAGGAAAGCGGCCTCATTGATCTGCGGCCAAAACAGGAGGCCTCGGCTCTGCGGCGGGAACTGGCACGGCTGCAAAAATATCTTGGCGGCATCAAACAAATGCGACGGCTGCCCGATGTGGCGATCATCGTTGATGTCAAGCGGGAATACAATGCCGTTGCCGAGTGCCACAAATTGGGGATTCCGATCGTGGCGCTGCTGGATACCAACTGCGACCCCAACCAAGTGGATATTCCCATTCCTGCTAACGATGATGCCATCCGTTCGATTAAGCTGATTGTGGGTAAACTAGCCGATGCCATTTACGAAGGCCGCCATGGTCAGTTGGACGAACCGGAAGCGGATCTCGCTGATGAGGACGACGATGGAATGACCGCCAGCGACGATGGTGATGCTGAAGCCCTAGATATTCCAGATGACTCTGACGCTTAA
- the tsf gene encoding translation elongation factor Ts — MAEISAKLVKELRDKTGAGMMDCKKALQESNGDMEAAIAWLRQKGLASAGKKAGRVTSEGLVDSYIHTGGRIGVLVEVNCETDFVARNEKFKALVQDIAKQIAACPNVEFVSVDDIPAEYKEKERQIALGSDALKGKPPEVKEKIVAGKLEKTLKELCLLNQPFIRDQSKTVEELVKEHIAELGENIQIRRFQRFVLGEGIEKQETNLAEEVAAQTQAMTATAKTAEAPAEVAETATPEVSTPEPAAETTVEEPAPEPVAVSEQTAEPVAEPAAESKGFGAAAKKSGGKSRTTKKKK, encoded by the coding sequence ATGGCAGAAATTTCAGCCAAACTAGTCAAAGAACTGCGGGACAAAACCGGTGCCGGCATGATGGACTGCAAGAAAGCCTTGCAGGAGTCCAACGGCGATATGGAAGCCGCCATTGCTTGGTTACGGCAAAAGGGTCTAGCCTCTGCGGGTAAAAAAGCCGGGCGCGTGACCAGTGAAGGTCTGGTGGATAGCTACATTCACACTGGCGGGCGCATTGGTGTGCTGGTCGAGGTGAACTGTGAGACCGACTTTGTGGCTCGCAACGAGAAATTCAAAGCCCTTGTTCAAGACATTGCCAAGCAAATTGCCGCTTGCCCCAATGTGGAATTTGTCTCAGTAGATGATATTCCCGCTGAGTACAAGGAAAAAGAACGCCAGATTGCCCTTGGCTCCGATGCCCTGAAGGGCAAACCCCCCGAAGTGAAGGAGAAAATCGTTGCTGGCAAACTGGAGAAAACCCTCAAAGAGCTGTGCCTGCTCAACCAGCCCTTTATCCGCGATCAATCTAAGACCGTTGAAGAGTTGGTGAAAGAGCACATTGCCGAACTGGGGGAAAATATCCAGATTCGCCGCTTCCAACGCTTTGTCCTCGGTGAGGGGATTGAGAAGCAAGAAACCAACCTTGCTGAAGAGGTGGCCGCCCAAACCCAAGCCATGACTGCTACCGCAAAAACTGCCGAAGCACCAGCAGAAGTGGCCGAAACTGCAACGCCTGAAGTGAGCACGCCTGAGCCAGCAGCGGAAACGACGGTTGAAGAGCCAGCCCCAGAACCTGTCGCAGTTTCTGAGCAGACGGCGGAACCAGTAGCTGAACCTGCGGCTGAAAGCAAGGGATTTGGTGCCGCTGCCAAAAAATCCGGTGGCAAGTCTCGCACCACCAAGAAGAAAAAGTAA
- a CDS encoding riboflavin synthase translates to MFTGIIQAIGVLQQRSESQLTVTAADAPFLANVAIGDSIAVDGVCLTVETFDATGFTVSVSPETLQRTTLAAKAAAGAMVNLEPALRVGDKVGGHFVTGHVDGVGRVLAIAPTGSSWEVTFSAPEAVATYIIPKGSIAINGISLTVAHCNETGDEFSIAVIPHTYAETTLQFLRVGDGVNLEADLLGKYTRKFLQPQDASVEIDLAFLQAHGYA, encoded by the coding sequence ATGTTTACTGGTATTATTCAGGCAATTGGTGTCCTCCAGCAACGCTCTGAGTCGCAGTTGACGGTTACTGCTGCCGATGCCCCTTTCCTTGCTAACGTGGCCATTGGCGATAGTATTGCCGTTGATGGGGTCTGCCTGACGGTGGAAACATTCGATGCAACCGGTTTTACAGTCAGTGTCTCCCCAGAAACGCTGCAACGCACGACACTGGCGGCCAAAGCAGCAGCAGGCGCAATGGTGAACCTAGAACCTGCCCTACGAGTCGGGGATAAGGTGGGGGGGCATTTTGTCACTGGGCATGTGGATGGTGTGGGTCGAGTGCTAGCGATCGCCCCCACAGGATCGAGTTGGGAAGTCACATTCTCTGCCCCTGAAGCGGTAGCGACCTACATCATCCCCAAAGGCAGCATTGCCATCAATGGCATTAGCCTCACCGTTGCCCATTGCAACGAAACAGGGGATGAATTCAGCATTGCTGTCATCCCCCATACCTACGCAGAAACCACCTTGCAATTTCTTAGGGTTGGCGATGGTGTGAACCTAGAGGCGGATCTGCTGGGCAAATATACCCGCAAGTTTCTCCAGCCCCAAGATGCCTCAGTGGAAATTGACCTCGCCTTTCTCCAGGCCCATGGCTACGCCTAG
- a CDS encoding S9 family peptidase: MSLDYGDWPSILSAADVSTAATSLSELRSTPLGLVWLERRPQEKGRVVLVRQGQALLAAPFSARSRVNEYGGGAYWCHGNQIYFVNDADQGIYALGEPSPKLIYQAANTRFADGCVDSWRDRLLCVEEAHFADGHSQQSIVAIHLSGKRTVLVQGAGFYAAPRLSPEGNTLVWLQWSAPQMPWDGCELWGAMVSSNGSLGTPYRIAGSSEESVQQPQWQGETLYYISDRSGWWNLYRYRDGHHEPVWQASYDAGVPLWVFGQSTYALVNAETAVLTYSDRGLWRLAVVSLPRGEWQTLAADYTEVHSLVRVSDRTVAFIGSSPHLPPHIVQLHLDTGICAPVQPVSAPLPREWISQPEVIEFPTGDGATAYGFFYPPQNPQVQPPANTRPPLIVKSHGGPTAASGTGLDLRTQFWTSRGFAVLDVNYRGSTGYGRAYRNALRGQWGVVDVADCGAGAEYLVRQGKVDGDRLAIRGSSAGGYTTLCALTFTRVFHVGASYYGIGDLIRLLKETHAFEAHYFDQLIGPYPEGADLYRQRSPLYHTDRLTCPVIFFQGLKDVVVPPSQAEQMVAALQAKGIPVDYYTFAEEGHGFRQSSTISTTLEAELKFYQRFLLKG, encoded by the coding sequence ATGAGTCTCGACTACGGTGACTGGCCTTCCATCCTCTCGGCCGCCGACGTTAGTACTGCTGCCACCAGTCTCAGTGAATTGCGTTCCACGCCCCTTGGTCTGGTGTGGCTAGAGCGGCGTCCCCAAGAGAAGGGGCGAGTGGTGTTGGTGCGTCAAGGGCAAGCGCTTTTGGCGGCTCCCTTTAGTGCGCGATCGCGAGTCAATGAGTATGGTGGCGGTGCCTACTGGTGCCACGGTAACCAGATTTACTTTGTTAATGATGCCGATCAGGGCATCTACGCCCTTGGGGAACCCAGCCCTAAGCTAATCTACCAAGCGGCGAATACCCGCTTTGCCGATGGTTGCGTCGATTCTTGGCGCGATCGCCTGCTGTGTGTTGAAGAGGCGCATTTTGCCGATGGCCACAGCCAACAGTCCATTGTGGCGATTCACCTGTCGGGAAAACGAACAGTGCTGGTTCAAGGAGCGGGCTTTTATGCGGCGCCCCGCTTGAGTCCAGAGGGCAACACCCTTGTTTGGTTGCAATGGTCAGCACCGCAGATGCCCTGGGATGGCTGTGAACTGTGGGGAGCCATGGTCAGTAGTAACGGTTCCCTTGGTACCCCCTACCGCATTGCTGGCAGTAGTGAGGAATCTGTGCAGCAACCCCAATGGCAAGGAGAGACCCTCTACTACATCAGCGATCGCTCTGGCTGGTGGAATCTCTATCGTTACCGTGATGGCCACCATGAACCTGTCTGGCAGGCCAGTTATGATGCCGGTGTACCCCTCTGGGTCTTTGGTCAATCCACCTATGCCCTTGTGAACGCTGAAACAGCAGTTTTAACCTATAGCGATCGTGGCCTGTGGCGACTGGCAGTGGTTTCTCTCCCTAGGGGGGAATGGCAAACCCTAGCCGCCGACTATACTGAGGTTCATTCCCTTGTACGGGTAAGCGATCGCACGGTAGCCTTTATTGGCAGTTCTCCCCACTTGCCCCCCCATATTGTTCAGTTGCATCTGGATACAGGCATCTGTGCACCTGTGCAGCCTGTGTCTGCGCCCCTACCGCGAGAGTGGATTTCCCAGCCCGAAGTGATTGAATTTCCGACGGGTGACGGTGCAACCGCCTACGGCTTTTTCTATCCGCCCCAAAATCCTCAGGTACAGCCCCCCGCCAATACACGACCGCCCTTAATTGTCAAAAGTCATGGGGGACCGACGGCAGCTAGTGGTACGGGATTAGATCTGCGCACCCAGTTTTGGACAAGTCGCGGCTTTGCGGTATTGGATGTGAACTATCGCGGCAGTACGGGTTATGGTCGTGCCTATCGCAATGCCCTGCGGGGACAGTGGGGAGTGGTGGATGTGGCGGACTGTGGAGCCGGGGCAGAGTACTTAGTTCGCCAAGGAAAGGTTGATGGTGATCGCTTGGCCATTCGCGGCAGTAGTGCTGGGGGCTATACCACCCTGTGTGCGCTGACGTTTACGCGGGTTTTCCATGTGGGAGCAAGTTATTACGGCATTGGCGATCTCATTCGCCTGCTCAAGGAAACCCATGCCTTTGAAGCCCACTACTTTGATCAACTGATTGGCCCCTATCCCGAAGGGGCAGACCTCTACCGCCAGCGATCGCCCCTCTACCATACGGATCGCCTCACCTGCCCAGTGATTTTCTTTCAGGGACTCAAGGATGTGGTCGTTCCCCCCAGCCAAGCGGAACAGATGGTGGCCGCCCTTCAGGCCAAGGGCATTCCCGTCGATTATTACACCTTCGCCGAAGAGGGGCACGGCTTCCGCCAAAGTAGCACGATCTCCACTACCCTTGAGGCAGAATTAAAGTTTTATCAGCGGTTTTTACTCAAAGGCTAG
- the purF gene encoding amidophosphoribosyltransferase, which produces MTEQQFADKPEEACGVFGVYAPGADVARLAYFGLYALQHRGQESAGIATFAGDTVHCYKDMGLVSQVFDEEILGRLVGNLAVGHNRYSTTGSSRIVNAQPVVVETRLGPLALAHNGNLVNTYALREQVLACDAPTAVLASTTDSELIAWAIAQAVATGQSWSEGIITAAQQCQGAYSLVIGTPAGLFGLRDAHGIRPLVIGRLMDETTPHYVLASETCALDIIGADYVRDVEPGELIHITPSGIQSIQWAESQRKLCIFEMIYFARPDSVMQGESLYSYRQRLGQQLGREAPADADLVIAVPDSGVPAAIGFSQATGVPYAEGLIKNRYVGRTFIQPTQSMRESGIRMKLNPLRDVLMGQRVVIVDDSIVRGTTSRKIVKALRDAGAVEVHMRISSPPVTHPCFYGIDTDTQDQLIAATKSVAEIAAQIGVDSLSYLSWQGMIAATYDTGDRFCSACFTGKYPISVPEPVKRQKLVLEQIPQ; this is translated from the coding sequence ATGACAGAACAACAATTTGCTGATAAGCCGGAAGAAGCCTGTGGTGTGTTTGGGGTCTATGCCCCCGGGGCGGATGTGGCTCGCCTTGCCTACTTTGGTCTCTATGCCCTGCAACATCGAGGTCAGGAATCCGCTGGAATTGCCACATTTGCGGGTGACACCGTCCATTGTTACAAGGATATGGGCTTGGTCTCCCAAGTCTTTGATGAAGAGATTCTTGGACGGCTAGTGGGCAATTTGGCTGTTGGCCACAATCGCTACTCGACCACGGGTTCCAGTCGCATTGTCAACGCCCAACCAGTGGTGGTCGAAACTCGCCTAGGACCTTTGGCCTTAGCCCACAACGGCAACTTGGTAAATACCTACGCTCTGCGAGAACAGGTGCTGGCCTGTGATGCGCCTACGGCGGTGTTAGCGAGTACAACGGATTCTGAACTCATTGCTTGGGCGATCGCTCAGGCTGTGGCTACGGGTCAATCGTGGTCAGAGGGGATCATTACCGCTGCCCAGCAGTGCCAAGGGGCTTATAGTCTAGTGATAGGAACGCCAGCGGGGTTGTTTGGCCTGCGGGATGCCCATGGTATTCGGCCGCTAGTGATTGGCCGCCTCATGGATGAGACCACGCCCCACTACGTACTCGCTTCTGAAACCTGTGCCCTTGATATTATCGGTGCGGACTATGTGCGGGATGTGGAGCCGGGAGAATTGATCCACATTACGCCGTCAGGCATTCAAAGTATCCAATGGGCAGAGTCGCAACGCAAGTTGTGTATCTTTGAGATGATTTACTTTGCGCGTCCCGACAGTGTCATGCAGGGGGAAAGCCTCTATAGCTACCGCCAGCGCTTGGGACAGCAGTTGGGTCGGGAAGCGCCCGCCGATGCGGATCTAGTCATTGCGGTGCCGGATTCGGGTGTGCCGGCGGCCATTGGCTTTTCCCAAGCCACGGGGGTGCCCTACGCCGAAGGCTTAATTAAAAATCGCTATGTGGGACGCACGTTTATTCAACCCACCCAGTCGATGCGGGAGTCGGGGATTCGCATGAAACTCAATCCGCTACGGGATGTGCTGATGGGACAGCGGGTGGTGATCGTGGATGATTCGATTGTGCGGGGTACCACTAGCCGCAAAATTGTCAAAGCGCTGCGGGATGCGGGTGCAGTGGAAGTGCATATGCGGATTTCCTCGCCGCCGGTGACTCACCCTTGCTTTTATGGCATTGACACCGATACCCAAGATCAACTGATTGCGGCCACCAAGTCCGTGGCTGAGATTGCGGCTCAGATTGGCGTCGATTCCCTCAGTTATCTTAGTTGGCAGGGAATGATTGCTGCTACCTACGATACGGGCGATCGCTTTTGTTCTGCCTGTTTTACCGGCAAGTACCCGATTAGTGTCCCTGAGCCAGTGAAACGGCAAAAGCTGGTGCTTGAGCAAATTCCTCAATGA